One window of the Chryseobacterium camelliae genome contains the following:
- a CDS encoding GDSL-type esterase/lipase family protein, translated as MKKTLSAFLLLTFALFFSQEKKPMYWQDIQNFKKLDQENPPPKDAILLIGSSSFTKWTDVASYFPDKTIINRGFGGSRLTDLNDYADDLLNPYQPKQIIVYCGENDFADNKDLKAQVVVDRFKTFYKKIRARFPKIEVDYISIKYSPSRENLWPQMKEANKKIAAFMKKELNAEFIDITKVMQDASGNVRKDLFVEDMLHMTPEGYRLWTSVMKPYMK; from the coding sequence ATGAAGAAGACGTTATCAGCATTTCTACTGCTGACTTTTGCCCTTTTCTTTTCACAGGAAAAGAAGCCGATGTACTGGCAGGACATCCAGAATTTCAAAAAACTGGATCAGGAAAACCCGCCGCCCAAAGATGCGATCCTCCTGATCGGGAGCTCATCCTTTACCAAATGGACCGATGTTGCAAGCTATTTCCCGGATAAGACGATTATCAACAGGGGTTTTGGAGGATCCAGGCTAACAGACCTGAATGATTATGCCGATGATCTCCTCAATCCTTACCAGCCCAAACAGATTATTGTCTACTGCGGTGAAAATGATTTTGCAGACAATAAAGATCTGAAAGCCCAGGTGGTGGTTGACCGCTTCAAGACTTTTTATAAAAAGATCCGGGCACGGTTTCCAAAAATTGAAGTCGATTATATCTCCATAAAGTATTCGCCAAGCCGCGAAAACCTATGGCCGCAGATGAAGGAAGCCAACAAAAAAATTGCGGCTTTTATGAAAAAGGAACTGAATGCTGAGTTTATTGATATCACCAAAGTGATGCAGGATGCTTCCGGAAATGTAAGGAAGGACCTTTTTGTGGAAGATATGCTCCACATGACGCCTGAAGGCTACCGCCTCTGGACCTCTGTCATGAAACCTTATATGAAATAA
- a CDS encoding lipocalin family protein, whose product MKKQLLLFAFSALALTSCNDDDIQGYELDMMKGDWKEVKKEVISGKDNKTVLSTSTPTGCAVKDTYYFSIDYSTSYTYYSGSGTNCQVNGKTEGTYTYDTDTKNLNIKYLNDSERKYKVVILTSTELKLMKLFDNIDENGDQVVDVTYISYKR is encoded by the coding sequence ATGAAAAAACAGCTACTTTTATTTGCCTTTTCCGCATTGGCTCTTACTTCATGTAATGATGATGACATTCAGGGATATGAATTAGACATGATGAAAGGAGATTGGAAAGAAGTCAAAAAAGAAGTTATTTCCGGAAAAGATAATAAAACAGTACTGTCAACTTCCACCCCTACCGGGTGTGCTGTAAAAGACACTTATTATTTCAGTATTGATTACTCTACCTCTTATACGTATTATTCAGGAAGCGGAACCAACTGCCAGGTCAACGGGAAAACTGAGGGAACATATACTTATGATACCGATACCAAAAACCTGAACATCAAATACCTGAATGACAGCGAAAGGAAATATAAAGTGGTTATCCTGACCAGTACGGAACTGAAGCTGATGAAATTATTTGATAATATAGACGAAAACGGAGATCAGGTGGTGGATGTCACCTATATCTCTTACAAAAGATAA
- a CDS encoding iron-containing alcohol dehydrogenase, producing MLNFEFKNPTKIFFGKGEIAKIEKEIPEGAKILMIYGGGSIKNNGVYDQVRKALAGFEFYEFGGVPANPEYEVLINALNFIKEKNINYLLAVGGGSVIDGTKFLSAAAEYEGEPWEILKKPVRTFEGQGMPFGTILTLPATGSEMNSGYVISRRETNEKLSSGGPGLFPQFSVLDPEVVRSIPKNQIANGIADAYTHVLEQYMTAPSSADLQERIAESILVSLQQTAPKVMAEDFDYDAAGNFMWCCTMALNGLIQKGVITDWAVHAMGHELTAYYGIDHARTLAIIAPSHYRYNFETKKEKLAQYAERVWNITEGSLEEKAEAGIRKMEAFFHSLNIRTRLSDYVADYQNTAERVQKAFTERNWLGLGEYKALSPEDAYQIVEMSY from the coding sequence AGGCGGAAGCATTAAAAACAACGGGGTGTACGACCAGGTAAGAAAGGCCCTGGCCGGCTTTGAATTCTATGAATTCGGTGGTGTGCCGGCCAATCCTGAATATGAAGTACTGATCAATGCCCTTAACTTCATCAAAGAAAAGAATATCAATTATCTGTTAGCCGTTGGTGGCGGTTCTGTGATCGACGGAACTAAATTTTTATCTGCCGCAGCTGAATATGAAGGCGAACCATGGGAAATCCTGAAGAAACCGGTACGGACCTTCGAAGGCCAGGGAATGCCGTTCGGAACCATCCTTACGTTACCGGCAACCGGTTCGGAAATGAATTCAGGATATGTGATTTCCAGAAGGGAGACCAATGAAAAACTGTCCTCCGGCGGTCCCGGATTATTCCCACAGTTTTCCGTACTGGATCCTGAAGTTGTACGGTCAATTCCGAAAAACCAGATTGCTAACGGAATTGCCGATGCCTACACCCATGTTTTGGAGCAGTACATGACAGCGCCTTCATCAGCAGACCTGCAGGAAAGGATCGCAGAAAGTATCCTGGTCAGCCTGCAGCAGACTGCCCCTAAAGTAATGGCCGAAGATTTTGATTATGATGCAGCCGGAAATTTCATGTGGTGCTGTACCATGGCCCTGAACGGGCTGATTCAGAAAGGGGTAATTACCGACTGGGCAGTACATGCCATGGGCCACGAGCTGACCGCCTATTACGGTATCGATCATGCAAGAACGCTCGCGATCATTGCGCCTTCACATTACCGGTATAATTTTGAGACGAAAAAAGAAAAACTGGCTCAATATGCGGAAAGGGTATGGAATATAACTGAAGGCAGCCTGGAAGAAAAAGCAGAAGCCGGAATCAGGAAAATGGAAGCATTTTTCCACAGCCTGAACATCCGTACCAGGCTTTCAGACTATGTAGCGGATTATCAGAATACCGCTGAGCGTGTGCAAAAAGCGTTTACGGAAAGAAACTGGCTCGGATTGGGAGAATATAAAGCCTTAAGTCCGGAAGATGCTTATCAGATTGTAGAAATGAGTTATTAA